ACGCTTCCGGAGGAGGAGCTGCTGCATATCATGGAGACAGCCGCCGTTTACCGCGGAGACGGGGCTAAACTCGTCGGCATCAATATGGAAGGTCCCTTCATCAATGTGAATAAAAAAGGGGCACAGAATGCCAGATATATACGTGCGTGTGACATCGGAATGTTCCGGAAGCTTTTAAAAGCTTCCGGGGGACTGATCCGGCTTGTGGATATCGCTCCGGAGTGCGAAGGGGCTATGGAATTTATCCGCGGGGTGAAAGATGATGTTGTGGTCTCCATTGCTCATACGGAAGCAGACTATGAAACGGCGGGACAGGCATTTGCAGAGGGCGTGTCTCATGTCACGCATATGTTCAATGCGATGCCTCCGCTCTCACACCGGGAACCGGGAGTCATTGGCGCGGCATTTGATCACCGGGACTGCCGAGTGGAACTGATCTGTGACGGCGTGCATATTCATCCGGCGGCAGTGCGTGCAGCTTTTGCGATGTTCGGGGCTGAACGGGTCATCATGATCAGCGACAGTATGCGCGCTGCAGGGCTTACGGACGGAACCTATACACTGGGAGGGCAGAAAGTATCGGTTGCCGGCAGAAAGGCAGTACTCGCTGATGGGACAATTGCCGGATCAGTCACAGATCTTATGTCATGTGTCAGGACAGCTGTGAAGGAGATGGGCATCCCATTGGAAGATGCGATAGGTGCTGCTACGATGAACCCGGCAAAGCAGATCGGGGTTTACGAAACCTGCGGAAGCATCACGCCCGGGAAAGCCGCGGATCTGGTACTGCTCAATCAGGAACTGGAAGTTGTGGACGTCTATATCGATGGAATACCGGTAAAACGCTGAATTGGCGGCGAGATTTTATCGTAATATATGTCAAAAATACTAATTTTAATACTAATTTCTGAAAGATTGTTAAAAATTAGTTGAAATCAAAATACTTTTCCGCTATAATAAGCTACAGAGCTAAAAAGGACACTGATTACGAAGTTAATCGCAATTGGTGTTCTTTTAATATTACAAGAAGGAGGAAATAATAAATGAGCACAAATCATTCTGATTCCAATACTGTGAAGATTGAGCAGGACAAGGATTTCGAAGAGCTGTTGAAATATTGTATGATATCCGGCAAGATTAATCTGGACCTGTATGCAGAGTATGACGTAAAGAGAGGACTTCGTGATTCAAACGGTAAGGGTGTGCTGACAGGGCTGACAGAGATATCTGATGTCTGTGCATACGATACGGTGGACGGACGTAAGATCCCGAGTGACGGGCGGCTGTACTATCAGGGATATGATGTGATGGACCTGGTAAAGAGCTATAAGAACCGCAGATTTGGGTTTGAAGAAGTGACGTATCTTCTGATGTTTGGGGAGCTTCCGAACAGATCTCAGATGGAAAAATTCATGGATATTCTGTTTGACATGCAGGACCTTTCCGGACGTTTCATCCGCGATGTCATCATGAAGGCGTCCAATGCCAATATCATGAATGCGATGCAGCGGTGCATCCTGACACTGTACAGCTACGATGATAACCCGGATGATATTTCGATTCCGAATGTTCTGCGCCAGTCCCTGGAACTGATTGGAAAGATGCCGCTGATCGCGGTGTATTCCTACCATGCATTCCAGCACTTCCGTCTCGATAAGAATCTGCTGATTCGAAATCCTGAGCGCGGGCTGTCTGTTGCAGAGAATATTCTTCACATGCTGCGCGAAGACGGAAAATTTTCAGAGCTGGAGGCAAAGGTGCTGGATATCGCACTGGTTCTTCATACTGAGCATGGCGGCGGAAATAACTCGACATTTACCACGCACGTTGTGACTTCGACGGGAACAGATACATATTCTGCGATTGCAGCATCCATCGGTTCACTGAAAGGACCGCGCCACGGCGGTGCAAACCTGAAGGTTCAGGATATGTTTGCCAATATTATGGAAAATTGTCCGGACTGGACGGATGAAATCAAAATCCGTGCCTATCTGAATGATATTCTGGATAGAAAAGCGTTTGACAACAGCGGACTTATCTATGGCATGGGACACGCCGTTTATACAGAGTCTGATCCGAGATGTGTGATACTGAAGGACTATGCAAGAAGTCTTGCCGAGGAAAAGGGTCTGATGGATCAATTTGCACTGTATGAGCTGGTAGAGAGAAATGCCGGCGAGCTGATCATGAACAAGAGAAAACTGTTTAAGCCTGTCTGCGCAAATGTGGATTTCTACAGCGGATTCGTATATACCATGCTTGGCATTCCGAGGGAACTGTTCACTCCGATTTTTGCAATTGCCCGTATATCCGGATGGTGTGCACACCGCCTGGAAGAGCTGGTAAACCAGGGGAAAATCATTCGCCCTGCTTACAAATATGTGGGAACACATAAACAATTCGAAGATATCGACGAAAGATAATGATGAGATATACAAAAGGGACTGCCATTTTGTCTGGTGCAGTCCCTTTTGTGCAGCTTTTAGAAAGCATAAAATACCTCTTTTCAAAGCGGCATATCTGTGTTAGTATAATATGGTATTGAATACTACATTAAGTGGAAATAAGAATGAATTTCGATAATACAGATATTATAGTAACCGGAGGAAAGAGGAAGATATGGATTTTAAAATAGTAGTGGACAGCAGCGGAGAATTTACGGAGGAGATGAAAGCGGACCCCCGTTTTGAGTCAGTTCCGCTGATCCTGGACGTGGACGGCGAATCCATTGTTGACGATGAGACGTTCGTGCAGGCGGATTTTCTGAGGAAAGTAGCTGCTTCCCCAAACTGTCCGAAGTCTTCATGTCCGTCGCCGGAGAGCTTCCGAAGAGCATTTGACTGCGGCGCCAAGCATGTCTATGCGGTGACGCTGTCGGCAGAACTGAGCGGATCTTTTAACAGTGCGATGCTGGGACGGGATCTTCTGCTGGAGGAGAAGCCGGATCAGAAGATTTATGTGTTTAATTCCAGAAGTGCATCGATCGGGGAAACATTGATCGCGATGAAGATTGCGGAATTTGAAGAGGCCGGAATGGAATTCGAAGAAATCGTACAGGCGGTAGAGGCGTATATTGCCAGCCAGAATACCTTTTTTGTATTGGAGAATCTGGACACACTCCGCAAGAACGGACGTCTGAGTCTGGTTAAGGCGTTTGTGGCGTCTGCTCTTAAGATCAAACCGGTGATGGGGGCGACAGACGAGGGCACAATCTGTCAGCTGGATCAGGCAAGAGGCATTAACAAGGCTCTGGTCAAAATGGTAGATTATGTGGCGGAACGCACCGCAGACAGTGCGAACCGTGTGCTGGCGATCTCTCACTGTAACTGTGCGGAACGCGCAGAGATCGTGAAAGAAGGAATTATGGCACGCATGAAGGTAAAAGATGCGGTGATTCTGGACACCAGGGGCCTGAGCTCCATGTACGCAAATGACGGCGGTGTGATCGTTGTGATCTGATGATTTTAATACTTTGCAGACAGATGGAATTGTGCTATACTGTCTATACATCTGTGAGTGAAGGAGAGGAAGGCATGAGTCAGGAAAAAGTTGACCGTTATAAAAACTATAAGGCAAATAAAGATAAGATTTTGAAAAGAGAAAAACGTATCCGCAGACTGGAATATACAGCAGCCATCGTTGTGGCTGTAGCATTGGTCGGATGGTTTGGCTGGTCCATTTACCAAAAGGCAGCAGATCCTTCCGGAAAACCGGCGGTAGAATATACGATGGATACGACTGCAGTGGACGATTACGTCAATGGTCTGGGGCAGTAATAGCAAAGCAGCGGAAATAAGATTATATGAATATAAGGACTGGTTCTTAACGGAATCGGTCTTTTTTTTGATTTTATTCACACCAAACAGCTTAAAACGTGTGCTGAACATAACCAGCTACAAATTGGTGCAGACAATATTATTTTATCAGATTTAAGAATAGCATCAAATATTTCTTGCATGTCATCTTTAATGATTAGACAGGACAGAAAATAATATTTTAAGCAGGTAACTATCATGGGAACTCCTTGTTTAAAGATGATTTTGTGGTAAATCCCCCCTTTTCTTTTAAAATATCATACTTTAATGAACTAGTAAAACTTCATAGTTTTTCTTTACACATATTATGAAAAGTCTCTTAAATCCAATCATAATCATCTGCCAGCCGTGGAGTTTTGACATTTCTGTACATGGAGAAAGGGACGGTTCCAAATAATGTTTCGGAACAGTCCCCTTTTAAGGAAAAGTATATAAATATTAGAAGATGTCTTTTAAAGCAGGATACAACGTCCTGAATTTCTGATACCGCGCTTCGTATTTTGCAGCAAGTGCCGGATCCGGTTCCACCGTCTGTACGACCTTTACGATCGCGTCCGCAGCGCTTATGACATCCGGATATTCTCCGCAGCCCACTGCTGCGAGCATGGCGGCTCCGAGGGCGGGACCTTCTTCCGTTTCGGGCACATCGACCTTCAGGTTCATGACATTCGCGATGATGGTCTTCCAGAGCGGGCTCTTGGCGCCGCCGCCGCAGATTTTTGTCCGGGTGATTTGGATGCCCAGGCTTCTGGCTACTTCCAGTGAGTCTCTTAAGGCAAAGGCAACGCCTTCGAGGACGGCCTGTGTCATATCTTCCCGTGCAGTATCCATAGTCATGCCGAGAAAGACGGCTCTGGCATTCGGATCATTGTGAGGGGAGCGTTCTCCCATCAGATAAGGCAGGTAGAATACCTGATTCTCACCGAGGCGCGTGATGTTTTTCTGTTCTGCCGCATAATCTGAAGTCTTTAAGATATCGTCATTCCACCACTTATTGCAGGATGCAGCGCTGAGCATACAGCCCATCAGGTGATAGTGGCCGTCCGCATGTGCGAAGGAATGCAGTGCATTGTTTTCATCTACTCCAAACGTATCACTGGAGATGAAGATCGTCCCGGAAGTTCCGAGTGAGAGATTACACATGCCGTCTCCGACTGTTCCGGTTCCGACGGCAGCCGCTGCATTGTCGCCTGCTCCTGCGATGACTTTTACTGTATGCGGGAGGCCAAGCTCATCTGCAATCTGCGGTTTCAGCGTTCCGACAGGTTCGTAGCTCTCATACAGCTTCGGGAGCTGTTTTGCCGTGATGCCGCACAGAGAAAGCATCTCCTCTGACCAACATCTTTCTTTTACATTGAGCAGCAGCATGCCCGAAGCATCCGACATATCCGTACAGAACTCGCCGGACAGGCGGTATGCCAGATAATCTTTCGGAAGCATGATCTTGCTGATGCGTTTGAAATTTTCCGGTTCATGTTTTGCAAGCCAGAGAATTTTTGGTGCAGTAAAACCTGCAAATGCAATATTGGCAGTATATTCGGAGAGTTTATCCTGACCAATCTGGTGGTTCAGGTAATCCGTCTCCTCCCCCGTTCTGCCGTCATTCCAGAGGATGGCGGGGCGGATGACACGGTCCCGGTCATCCAGGACAACGAGGCCGTGCATCTGGCCCCCGAAACTGATGCCGCGGATACTGCCCTTGTCAGCACCGTCCGTCAGTTCCAGCAGGCCGTTCATTGTCTGTACAAACCAGTCTTCAGGGTCCTGCTGTGACCATCCCGGACGTGGGAAATACAGCGGATACTCCCGGCTGACTGTTTTATAAATCGTTCCTTTTTCGTCCATCAGCAGCAATTTGACTGCCGAAGTACCGAGATCGATACCGATATACAGCATAGATATACCTCCGCGCAGCCGATTACAGGCTGCTGCAAAATGGGTTTTCTGTCGGGTAACGAACGCCGGCCGGCTGATTATAGCCGATTTCATCTACAGGAACGCCGATGTATTTAAATACCTCATATAATGCTTTTCCGAAATGACCGAATGCCACTGCGCCGTGGTGCGGGTAGTTCCCTTCGATCAGCACGTGGCGGTAAAATCTTCCCATCTCAGGGATGGCAAAGATACCAATCGCACCAAAGGAGCGGGTGGCCACTGGAAGAACTTCGCCCTGCGCGATATAGGCGCGCAGTTTGTTGTCGGAGGTGCTCTGCAGGCGGAAGAATGTGATGTCGCCCGGCACGATATCTCCTTCCAGCGTACCCTGCGTCACTTCTTCCGGGAGCGCTCTTGCCATGATAAACTGATATTTCATCTCACAGAAAGAGAGCTTCTGTGACGCGGTATTTCCGCAGTGGAATCCCATGAAGGTATCTTTTAAGGTGTAGTCATATTTTCCGCTGATATCTTCGCTGTACAGATCTTTCGGCACGGAGTTGTTGATGTCAAGCAGCGTCACGATATCTTCGCTTACGGCTGTTCCGATAAATTCACTCAGGGCACCGTAGATATCGACTTCACAGGAAACCGGGATTCCCTGCGCGGTCAGCCGGCTGTTGACGTAACACGGAACGAATCCGAACTGTGTCTGGAATGCGGGCCAGCATTTTCCGGCGATCGCCACATA
The Ruminococcus gauvreauii genome window above contains:
- the xylB gene encoding xylulokinase, translating into MLYIGIDLGTSAVKLLLMDEKGTIYKTVSREYPLYFPRPGWSQQDPEDWFVQTMNGLLELTDGADKGSIRGISFGGQMHGLVVLDDRDRVIRPAILWNDGRTGEETDYLNHQIGQDKLSEYTANIAFAGFTAPKILWLAKHEPENFKRISKIMLPKDYLAYRLSGEFCTDMSDASGMLLLNVKERCWSEEMLSLCGITAKQLPKLYESYEPVGTLKPQIADELGLPHTVKVIAGAGDNAAAAVGTGTVGDGMCNLSLGTSGTIFISSDTFGVDENNALHSFAHADGHYHLMGCMLSAASCNKWWNDDILKTSDYAAEQKNITRLGENQVFYLPYLMGERSPHNDPNARAVFLGMTMDTAREDMTQAVLEGVAFALRDSLEVARSLGIQITRTKICGGGAKSPLWKTIIANVMNLKVDVPETEEGPALGAAMLAAVGCGEYPDVISAADAIVKVVQTVEPDPALAAKYEARYQKFRTLYPALKDIF
- the nagA gene encoding N-acetylglucosamine-6-phosphate deacetylase, with protein sequence MILKNVLVYGEDRTFREGNVIIENGRFSAGGHKDHETVDGRGCYAVPGLVDIHFHGCDGADFCDGSTEAIARIAAYEAAAGITSICPATMTLPEEELLHIMETAAVYRGDGAKLVGINMEGPFINVNKKGAQNARYIRACDIGMFRKLLKASGGLIRLVDIAPECEGAMEFIRGVKDDVVVSIAHTEADYETAGQAFAEGVSHVTHMFNAMPPLSHREPGVIGAAFDHRDCRVELICDGVHIHPAAVRAAFAMFGAERVIMISDSMRAAGLTDGTYTLGGQKVSVAGRKAVLADGTIAGSVTDLMSCVRTAVKEMGIPLEDAIGAATMNPAKQIGVYETCGSITPGKAADLVLLNQELEVVDVYIDGIPVKR
- a CDS encoding DegV family protein gives rise to the protein MDFKIVVDSSGEFTEEMKADPRFESVPLILDVDGESIVDDETFVQADFLRKVAASPNCPKSSCPSPESFRRAFDCGAKHVYAVTLSAELSGSFNSAMLGRDLLLEEKPDQKIYVFNSRSASIGETLIAMKIAEFEEAGMEFEEIVQAVEAYIASQNTFFVLENLDTLRKNGRLSLVKAFVASALKIKPVMGATDEGTICQLDQARGINKALVKMVDYVAERTADSANRVLAISHCNCAERAEIVKEGIMARMKVKDAVILDTRGLSSMYANDGGVIVVI
- a CDS encoding citrate/2-methylcitrate synthase is translated as MSTNHSDSNTVKIEQDKDFEELLKYCMISGKINLDLYAEYDVKRGLRDSNGKGVLTGLTEISDVCAYDTVDGRKIPSDGRLYYQGYDVMDLVKSYKNRRFGFEEVTYLLMFGELPNRSQMEKFMDILFDMQDLSGRFIRDVIMKASNANIMNAMQRCILTLYSYDDNPDDISIPNVLRQSLELIGKMPLIAVYSYHAFQHFRLDKNLLIRNPERGLSVAENILHMLREDGKFSELEAKVLDIALVLHTEHGGGNNSTFTTHVVTSTGTDTYSAIAASIGSLKGPRHGGANLKVQDMFANIMENCPDWTDEIKIRAYLNDILDRKAFDNSGLIYGMGHAVYTESDPRCVILKDYARSLAEEKGLMDQFALYELVERNAGELIMNKRKLFKPVCANVDFYSGFVYTMLGIPRELFTPIFAIARISGWCAHRLEELVNQGKIIRPAYKYVGTHKQFEDIDER